ccCTCACGATCAGCAACTGTCTCGGTCAGTATCTCCTCCTCTTTCCTTGATATGAATCTGCATGGTGTCCTTTCGTGTTCAACAGATCTGCAACCTTACTTTTGTtgccaatacgagatgcaaacagaCAAGTTCGTACGAACCACTACTTTCCAAccctttttggtaaaaaaaaaaggtATGGTAAGTAAATTATCCTTTTTAAGTTATCTTTGCTAGCAAATTTTCGTAGGGTCGTGCGTCTATGAAACACGATACTGTGATAGAAAGGGAAATTCAGACCCACAACCTTGGAGGCAGGCACTACAAGGAATATTATTTAATGAAAAGTTGAAGTACATACCTATAAAGAAAAGTTGAAGAATATTTTTCAGTTCACGTTATCATTACAAGATCTCGATCCAGAGGCCTGATTCCtttttgccagatgaatttgaGCTTGAGCTAGTTCTTCCTTGATAAGTTTGATGGTGCTCTGTAGTTGGCCAACAGTCTCATCCTTTATCCGACCTTCCTCTTGCAGGAGGGCTATGGTGTCCTCATGTCGCAGCTTCAGGTAGGCAATATAATGGGTCTGACTGTTCAAGTCTGCAAGAGCCTTATGCTTTAAAGCTATCTCGGCTCGAGTCATGGATTTAGCAGCCAGCCAGAGTTCTTCCATTTCCCGACGAAGAGAGGATTGCAGGTCTCTGCTTAGCATCATTTCAAGTAAGGCTTCCTCTTTAAGAGCAAGCTGTTGATGTAACGAAGACAGCTCGTCCAGTTCCATGAGTGAGAAGGGTGTAGCTTGAGGAAAGGAGGGTGAAAGTATACACGATCCTTTTATAAGGAtggagaaggtgaagggattaCCTCGAAACATGAGATGACGCTTGGGAAACAATACATTTATGAAAAAGTGACATGATCGGAAGCCGAAGAATCAACACGCATGTAGTGAAGTCTGGCCCATCTTTTAGAGAAGATGATAAATTCTGAGCAGGACAATAGGAAAGAGGTCAGCTTGTAAAAGCCAGGTCAGGTAATTACTAgatttgggtctagtcagtcggactagagtctcctttgactagacttgagggggagacttgtgatacggtgcatgatagtgGGATCGAACAGCGGATGTGGTCGGAGGTCAAACCCTCGAGGAGGTCAGAGGTCAAGCCTACGAggtagtcaaaagtcaagcttgcgtggcggtcagaagtcaagcctacgtaATAGCCAAAGGTCGGCCCACGTGACGGTCAAAAGTCTCGCTGATGTGGAGGATAAAAGTTTAGATTCAGATTACAGAATGACCCAGGTCGGACGGAAGCGACATTCAGGGGTCTGGCCGACATGGCAAATAAGGGTTCAGACTGGCCGGGACGCGCTGGTCGGATTTATAGCCTTGCGATACAGGACACATGGACAAAAGCGCACAGGTCAGGAAATGTCAACCAAGGATACAAGTCAGGACTTATAGCATTGCGGTATAGGACGCATGGTCAAAAGCGCACAAGTCAGGATATGTCAactaaggatacaggtcaggatttatagccttgcgGTACAGGACACATGGATAAAAGcgcacaggtcgggatatgccaaCCAAGAATAcgggtcaggacttatagccttgcggtaCATGACTCATGGTCAAAAGCGCACAGGTCGAGAtaagccaaccaaggatacaggtcaggacttatagccttgtggTATAGGACACATGGACAAAAGCGCACAGGTCAGGatatgccaaccaaggatactggtcaggacttatagccttgcgataCAGGACACATGGACAAAGCGCACAGGTCGAGatatgccaaccaaggatactGGTCAGGACTTATGGCCTTGCGGAGCTGATGCGTACAGGTCGAGATCAGGATAAGCGGAGCCGAACTGAGGCGTACCGGTCAGGATGTAGGATCAGGATAAGCGGAACCGGAATAAGGCATACAAGTCGTGATACAAGGCAGGTCGAGGATTTACAAGATAAGACGCGTAGGACAGGGCTGGATGCTCAAGTCGGGATTCATGAAACGACAAGCATAGGATAGCCACAGGTCGGGGTCGGCAAGTATGAAGATAGTCTAGAGATCATGGACTTAGGAGGTCGGGCACCACACGACGAACAAACAAGGGAATCGTAAccatctgtcagagaataatcagagtGTCAGAGAATATGTCAACGGTCGGGGGCTCGTTGTCCCCTCGATTCTTCCTCCATCTTATAGGAGAATGCCACGTGTCACTCACTGCCTGAAAAAGCCTGACATCCAACATTCCGTGACacccgtcagactccagaagcacccattgcagtataaaaaaggatgttttgtcccttacgcaggtacgctcactcgtcattacACACTTATCTTTTACTTTTTGTCCTTTTTTACTGTGcttctgggaaaaaagtacctgacttgagcgtcggaggacctgatCCGGGggctttttccctggtttctggtctctaacgacctgTGTGCTCATCCGAATGTGTGCAGGACTCATGTCTCGTCATCATCCCTCGTCATCCGCCCCCGGGAGTCCTTTTGGGCGGGTGCCAAATCGACCAGGTGTCTCCGCGACTTTTCATCAACGCAGAAGACAGCACAGtccgcactacaacaaaaatgacttttcgcAGCGCGCGAATTCGCTTTCCGCAGCATGCATTGTGCGCTGCACAATTAAAAGCTGTTGAAAGTCCTAGATTATCTGCAGCGCACAATGCGTGCCACGAAAAATATTATCCGTAGCGCGCAATGCATGCCGCGAAAAATATTATCCGCAGTGAGCAATGCACGTCGTGGAAAATATTATCTGTAGTGCGCAATGCACGCCGCTGATATTATTTTCTGCGGTGTGCATTGCGCGCCgcgaaaaatatttttcatgacGTGCATTGTGCACTATGGATAATAATCCGTAGCACGCAAACGTATCTGTTGATGGTCTTatctatattaaaaaaatcaatttcattgacgaAGATAATAAACCAAAATTTTATAACAAATTTAGTGCAAATCAAATCcacacaaaattaataaaaaatataatttttcattataCCAAAACAATGTCTGATACGAAATCTCTAACAAACTAACTATTACATAATCATGTTAAATTCTACTATTACAAACTGGATTAATAAAAGTCATAACTTGTAAGAACATATTTGAAGAGAAAAACattatcttataaaatttttaaaaaatataatgaaattTAACAGTACTTGTCCACTATACTTTTACCTTCTTCAAGCTTCTTGAGCAATTCAAATGCTTGATCTAGTCTTCCTAAATAGAAGTTAGCCTTTGCCTTCAGGAGCCAACACCAGCGATATCACTGCAACACGAGGAGAAGGATCCTTACCAATGTTACACAAAGCCATAGTAAACTGAGAACATAAAGCATTATCTAAAGGTCTTGCTCTAGAGCAATTAAGGACCCCATTACTATCAATTTCTTTGGCCAGTATCCCAGAATCAGAATGATGAGAAGAATCATCAGACAGTGGAGAGCCATGCATTATGCAAACCGATGCAATAGGACTACTTCTGGATATCCTTCCTTCTCTACCAGTTGTATTATTCTCACGGTTACCTCTTAATATAGGACCAATATGTGCGATGGTTCTTCCTGATTGCATAAATTGACTGGGTGATAAGCTATTAGGATGATTTATGCTGGCCAGAGATGGCAAAGAGCTTAGATGCTTCCAATTTTCAACAGCAATTAACTTAAGAGGTTTGTTGTGAGCAAAGGAAAAGCGAGCAAGAGCTGTGAAACAATTGAGTCTTAGTTAATAACACCTTAGTTGTGAAATCAAATTAAGAGCATAAACTTGAGAATCCAATAAGAAAACAACATATAAGTAAAGCTTTAATAGTTGCACATACCTACAGCAACCTCAGCCCTCACCAAAGGACTTCCATCCACAGCAAGTTGTAGAAGATTTTTAATGATATTCAACTCAGACTTTAACTTTTCATTATCCTCAAAGTCCTCATCAACTCTATGTCCATCATCAAATGTGATAGATGCAACATCAATAAGAGTCCCCAAAGCAAAAATAGCAGAAGCTCTAACCTGCCAAACAGATGTTGAACTACAAGAATTTTCCTAGTAAAACATAAACTACAAAGATGTATAAATTCTACCTCAGGCTATGGTTCCAACAATTAAGGTAAAATAGTTGCTACTCCATCTGCATGAGAACCTATGATTTGTACTTCTAGAAAATCTTCCCAGAGCTTTCCCAGACATAAACAAAGCCATGGAGAAGTAAAGGTTCAGTTTTCCCATCACTTGGATTAGCAATTTGTAAATGCTTCAAGCACACATTTAACAAATTTGCTTGAATACATGCTTCTTGTCCCCGCCGATGTCCATCCACTACAACTGCCAAGACAAAAGCAGCCATTGCTCGCTGCTCAGCTTAGACATCCATGCTATCATGAAACCTGATAAAATATGTGTGACCACCATCTTTCACCAGATCTACCTGACAAGACTgatatcattaaaaaaaagtaaACAATAAATTAGCCATTCTCTAGAAGCTAGCAAAAAGATAAAGGAACACCTAGATCAAGGTCAGCAGTCTAGCAAAAGATAAAGGACAAAAGTAGATTAGCATGGAGGATGGTTGTAATTACATCAGGTAAAGTATGTAGGAGTATACTTTTCAATCAGTATGGAGCAGAGATGAATGGTTATGTGTGTACCTAACACTGACAAAATAAGGGAATGCTAGCAAAGAGCATCAACACAACCAAAATCATGTCACATGGCATTTGTCAATGGCTATCCCAACAAGAAGGGTCCTATGCATGAGCTACTAAGCTCATGTGGACAAGGGTCAATGAGTAGTCTTctcaaacaaacaaaaaacatGGTACCATGTAGGTCATTCTTCTCCTCTTATCTGTATCCTTCCACTTCATCTTCCACCTCATAATCCCCCTCCCGATCACTAGAGAACAACACAACTAGAATTAACAATCTGGCACAATGCCAAACTATCATAGAAGCGATCCAGTTCCAACTCCATGATTCGGCATGCATCTTACTCAAACATATATGACACAGATGTGTATCCAAGTGTGACATAAATGTTTCCAATTGTTTTTACACATGATCAATAGAGATCTTTGAAATTCCACTCGAAGTGttgggatcaaagacataagtATGAATTGGGTAGATAAAGACTTAAGAGTCTAAGTATCAGAGTCCAATGCACGTCATAACAACATCACAATCCTTCAGCAAGAGGAGTGGTTGGTAGATGACCTTGTCCAAATATGCATTAGTGGTTGTGTAGAATATCAATTCTATGAAGATGGTCCAAGTGTGAAGACACCATGGATGTAGCCAATTATTACTATATTTGACAGTCTACATCACTAAGGAACAATTCccaaaattaggaaaatcaatgGTACTTAAGAAAATACTATACTTTAACATAAAAGGCAGAAAATTAAGGAGTTGAAAATTTACCACTGTCTTAAGTGCCTACCTGAAGAACTATTGGTAGCTGTTCTGGTGGTTTCTTGTGTTCGGAGCCATGGGCTAGCCACACCTCAAAAGCTGTCAGTTGCTTTGTAAAGAATGGGCTTGGCTAATTTAAACAAAGTAAAAAATATTAGTGAAGAGTCTCAAGTAAACAATGGATATGAAATAGGAGAGCAGTTAACAGCTCTCATAATTCACTCAGCAAGTAAGAAATTGCAAAAGAGACTTGCAACTAACAGGTCTTGCCTAAACAGTCTCTGGAAAAGATCTGCGCAATTGCATTTAACACTATTGTCCACATTTCTTCTCTTGGAGAAGGCGCTAATTAAAGCCTCGTTGGCTTCATTGAGTAGAAGCTTAAGGCACACTTCCGCCTCTTCTTCCGATAGATCAATTCGATCCACGAGTAACTCAATTACCTGAGCCACACAATCTTTAAGAACCTCaactaaaaataaacaaagacAAGAAAGCACACGAAAGAAACAAGCCCAGGGTTCAATGACAGTGAGAAAATCACCTTGTTGAACCGAAACTCCAAAGGGTCGGTCCCCAGGGCACTTGTGGTGGACATGGCCAGTAGGGGCTGAACAGCCACAGATCTGTAACTGCGAGCGGCAGATGCAAGATTGACGAGGAGTggaggagggagagggaggagggtGATGAGAAAACAAGCGGAGGCTCGATGGAGGAAGGGGTGGAGGAGGCGAGGATCTCGAAGAGAAAACAAGCGGAGGCTCAATAAGGAGGAGGAGAAGTAGCAGAGGTGAGCGAAGCggaggagggagagggagagggaggtggGCGGTGGATTGACGAGGAGCagaggagggagagggaggagggtGATGAGAATTAGGGATTGACGGTCCGTCGGTCGAGGGATATGAGATGTTTTAAAATTATGGCATTGACAGCGTGTTTTTTCTCCATGCTGTTGTCAATAATATTAATAAGTATTAATAGCGCATATTACACGcggttaatattaaattttaac
The window above is part of the Zingiber officinale cultivar Zhangliang unplaced genomic scaffold, Zo_v1.1 ctg131, whole genome shotgun sequence genome. Proteins encoded here:
- the LOC122036029 gene encoding regulatory-associated protein of TOR 1-like, with amino-acid sequence MAAFVLAVVVDGHRRGQEACIQANLLNVCLKHLQIANPSDGKTEPLLLHGFVYVRASAIFALGTLIDVASITFDDGHRVDEDFEDNEKLKSELNIIKNLLQLAVDGSPLVRAEVAVALARFSFAHNKPLKLIAVENWKHLSSLPSLASINHPNSLSPSQFMQSGRTIAHIGPILRGNRENNTTGREGRISRSSPIASVCIMHGSPLSDDSSHHSDSGILAKEIDSNGVLNCSRARPLDNALCSQFTMALCNIGKDPSPRVAVISLVLAPEGKG